GACTCTCGTCCTGCCGCCGGGCGCGAGCGGCGAGTTGGTTTTCCAGTTCATTCCCGGACCGGGCGCCAACAGCCCGAGGTTGGACGGCGCGAGGCTGGCCGTGCTGGCCGCCGACGCCGTGGGGCGGCGGTGGGGGATGAGCTGTTATCTGACCCCGGCCTCCTTCGCGCTCGACCGGCTCCTGGTGCAGGGCTCGGCCTATCTGGACCGCTGGATGGACTACTACCGCCTGGCGCGACTGGTCGTGGGCGACGCCCTCTACTCGGACGAAAGGTATTCAATCATCACCTTTCCAATCTCCTACGACGGCCTGGTTTGGCTCCTGACGGCCGATCGAGATCGGACCAAGGGTCAGGAGGCTGTGCTGGGTCGGGACTTCCTGGGCCGTCTAAGGACCGACAACCGGACCCACGTTTACCTCCTCTACGACGACACCGCCACCCCGCCGATGTGGGTGCGCGACAATTTTCTCAAGAGCCGCTACGTGGCGCTAACCGACAACCCTCGGGCCGACCGCCTGCGCGTCTGGCTGAACACGGCCGAGCCGGGCGAAATTTTCTTCTACGGCAACCACTCCGCCGGGGTCTCCGACAACGCGGACTGCATGTACATGTTGGGTTTCGGCGGGCTTTTCGCCCCGGGCACGGGCGAATAAAGAAAGGAATACCCATGCGCGGATGGATTCCGGTCCTCTTGGTGCTGGCGGTGGTCGTCTCGGCCGAGGGGACGGGAGAGCCGGCCTCGGACTACGCCACGGCGATTCCGGTGACCACCATTGACGAGGAATATGCCTACGTCGCCGTCCAGCCCTGCCCGGAGTGCGGCGGGGTCTTTGCGGTGACGGAGCAGTCGTTGCAATTCGACGACGCGGGCACGCCCTTCGACATCCTCCAAGCGGAGTGCCAGAGCTGCGGCGCGACGCGGGATTTCTACTTCGACGTCTCGGCGCTGCCGTGGTTTTCCGGCGAGTGGGACGAGGAATAGGCCGGACCCGCACATTTTTGCCCCTCGCCCCCATCCCGGTCGGCGCGCCGCTCCCCAAGGGGGCGAGGGGGGTAAATGTAGGGCGGGGATTTTAATCCCCGCCGTTTTTACGTTTCCAACCCCGACCCTCACCCTAGCCCTCTCCCACGGGGAGAGGGGACATGCGGGCGACCGTGGACGGTTGCCCCTACGGATTGGCTCT
This genomic stretch from bacterium harbors:
- a CDS encoding Ig-like domain-containing protein; translation: GEGAPPQGPPVLMTQGAAAELRDSGVGSPRVIFDSPVDGALVRESVPVGAAAYDADGTVRQVEFYLDDRVLGVDGYAPYDALNGGWNPVSGDAAVPDGHHLLYALAVDNRNRVGSDALVVEVRSGSGPALCLDTSRPAYVLASRELTGAFGLVNRGDAEVRLTQLRVVWNRRGLLLSGVEYEGVSCFSDAQGVETGELVPLKETLVLPPGASGELVFQFIPGPGANSPRLDGARLAVLAADAVGRRWGMSCYLTPASFALDRLLVQGSAYLDRWMDYYRLARLVVGDALYSDERYSIITFPISYDGLVWLLTADRDRTKGQEAVLGRDFLGRLRTDNRTHVYLLYDDTATPPMWVRDNFLKSRYVALTDNPRADRLRVWLNTAEPGEIFFYGNHSAGVSDNADCMYMLGFGGLFAPGTGE